DNA from Bacteroidota bacterium:
GGAAAGTGCTTTTAATCCGCTACTGCACATACACGCAAACCGTTAGCACCCATAGCAGGAAAGACATCAACCTATTGAAAGACAACGTAAAAAGAATAAAAAGAAAAAGCCCAAAATAAAAAAGATGAATTAGAAAAATGCCATGTTTGGAATATAGAAAAATTAAATAAAATCAGAATTATTATCACTTTTAGTTGAGTAATGCCATGAAAAACACACAAAATAAATTTGCTCCCGGATGTGCATTAATGTTGTATAAGCCTGAATTAGCTAAAAAAGTTCATACTATTTTGAATAATTCTATTGGCGTAATGGATTTGCATTTAACTTGCTGCAGACACACTCCTGATTTTACACAAAAAGCCAATATTATTAATATATGTCCGGGATGCAATAAGCGATATAAAAATGACTATGAACAAACTACGACAGAATCATTGTGGGAAATTCTTGCTGAACTTGATGATTTTCCATTTCCTGATTATAAAGGCGAATCAATGACTATACTTGATGCTTGCCCTACTCGAGATGAAGATAAAATTCATAATGCAATTCGACTTCTTTTAAGTAAAATGAATATAAATGTTATTGAACCAGCAAAAACAAGAAAAAAAGGTAAATGTTGCGGAGATACTTTTTATGGTGTGTTGTCAATATCAAAAGTAAAAGAGCAAATGAAAAACAGGGCTGATGAAATGCCGGTGTCGAACGTTGTTGTTTACTGCGTTTCTTGTACAAAGGCTGTTTTTATAGGTGGAAAACGACCTCGCTATTTGATTGATTTGCTCTTTAATGAGAAAACCATTAAAAAGACTATTGAACCAGATATCTGGCATAAAGAGTTAGATGTTTATATTTCAGAACACTAAGTGTAATAATGAACCAAGCACTAAAAGAATCATCGCCAAATATCTTAATAAATAACATAAGAAAAATCAAATGAGAACTTATAAGCCGAGAAGAATAGAATTTAAAGAAGTCTTTGAAATAAATGATTGGAAAATAAAAATTTATATGATTACGAAACTGGTAGAATTCAATCATCCTGAATTTTATAAAAATGTTAAAGCAGAAATCCCCAAATGGCTGAAAATGGAAAACAGCTTTAATTCAGAGAATGATAAAATCGGTTTCCTGATAATCCACTCGGGAACTGAAGGTATTTTCTCGGTAATTAATTGGTGGGTCGGAATAAATATGCTTAATACACATATATTTTTAACCCGTATTGAACAACTTGATAAATTTGAAAAAATATCCGGTGATGGACTTGCACCATGTATCTGGGAGCTTGAAGTAATTAATCATGAAAGAATTTCCTGGATATCCAACATACTTAAACAAGAGCCAATGATTGATTATCAAGATTATCTCGAAGATGTTTTTAATAGAGAAATTTAACAGTTGTAGGACTTAAAATATGATTTATTTTGGGCTTATACAATAGGTTGATAATGAAAACGATAGAAAAAGCTACGGGTGCTAACAGGCGGTCATAAACAATTGCGGGCGAGGCAGTTAAGCGATGTCGCAAAGCTCGTTTCAGCTTCATCTTGTCCTGAAA
Protein-coding regions in this window:
- a CDS encoding (Fe-S)-binding protein translates to MKNTQNKFAPGCALMLYKPELAKKVHTILNNSIGVMDLHLTCCRHTPDFTQKANIINICPGCNKRYKNDYEQTTTESLWEILAELDDFPFPDYKGESMTILDACPTRDEDKIHNAIRLLLSKMNINVIEPAKTRKKGKCCGDTFYGVLSISKVKEQMKNRADEMPVSNVVVYCVSCTKAVFIGGKRPRYLIDLLFNEKTIKKTIEPDIWHKELDVYISEH